One window of the Shewanella maritima genome contains the following:
- a CDS encoding WecB/TagA/CpsF family glycosyltransferase encodes MRTHINQIAFSIRVFEIISAMMLLIVLSPLLIVKALYLLARGEQVFEQIQFHGHMDMFNQYQFTRGRFSGILHLHNVLTGDMGYVGSRAQYAVIEATPYTVRPGLMSFEKMHQQMGICYDKFTDDPHLNHSISNYLVTLGRCIIGYALALTKSKLSIEPQVMNEPKTDPKPVENKFEIFKVRIDNLTMTQAINSVVNTAKDKQPNIFEGLRSTPNQCQQFCFVNTDCLNTAYKDDPYRQTLAQANKVFADGSGIRLASKLLGFTVKDNVNGTDMLPLLCQKAAKQQLPLFLLGAKPGVAQQAANKLVAAHPGLEIAGTQDGYFDEAKIDEVITTINQSGAKILLVAMGAPVQDNWIAKYQHRLQVPVAMGVGGLFDFYAERVSRAPVAIRQIGMEWTWRLMQEPARMWRRYLIGNPLFVLRVIETKFKLKTGLEAVSKALSTTSTPQSDDDKVGNAIETNPIGHFSHHKLKYASRRKQRYYLKLLAAKVAKRSFDIVASAILMLLLSPLLLITALLIRIESPGAILFTQTRAGLNNQPFTMWKFRSMFIDAEARLAKLQQQNEMRGGVIFKMKSDPRVTRVGRFIRKASIDELPQLWNVFIGEMSLVGPRPALPSEVSQYQPSDHRRLLTKPGITCIWQVSGRSDIPFDRQVELDVDYLYKQSFTQDFKLLLKTIPAVLFARGAY; translated from the coding sequence ATGCGTACTCATATTAATCAAATAGCCTTCAGCATTCGGGTATTTGAAATCATCAGCGCGATGATGCTTTTAATCGTGCTTAGCCCACTATTGATAGTCAAAGCACTTTACTTACTCGCTCGAGGAGAGCAGGTATTCGAACAAATCCAATTTCATGGTCACATGGATATGTTCAACCAGTATCAGTTCACGCGTGGCAGATTCTCAGGTATTTTGCATCTGCACAATGTCCTGACTGGTGACATGGGTTATGTTGGTAGTAGAGCTCAATATGCAGTGATTGAAGCAACGCCTTATACAGTGCGTCCTGGTTTGATGTCATTTGAGAAAATGCATCAACAGATGGGCATTTGTTACGACAAGTTTACTGACGATCCTCACCTAAATCACAGCATTAGCAACTACTTAGTCACTCTTGGTCGATGCATCATCGGCTACGCTCTAGCTTTAACCAAATCAAAGCTCAGCATTGAACCACAAGTCATGAATGAACCCAAAACGGATCCAAAGCCGGTTGAAAATAAGTTCGAGATATTTAAGGTTCGCATCGACAACCTGACGATGACGCAAGCCATCAACAGCGTAGTCAACACAGCAAAGGATAAGCAACCCAACATATTTGAAGGGCTGCGCTCAACCCCTAACCAATGTCAGCAATTTTGTTTCGTAAACACTGACTGTTTGAATACTGCATACAAAGATGATCCATACCGCCAAACGCTAGCTCAAGCCAACAAGGTTTTTGCTGATGGCAGCGGTATTCGCTTAGCGAGCAAGTTATTAGGGTTTACCGTCAAGGACAATGTCAACGGCACAGATATGTTACCGCTGCTATGCCAAAAAGCAGCCAAGCAACAACTACCACTCTTCTTACTTGGTGCTAAGCCAGGCGTTGCCCAGCAAGCCGCCAATAAGCTTGTTGCTGCCCACCCAGGGCTGGAAATCGCTGGCACTCAAGATGGATATTTTGATGAAGCGAAAATCGATGAAGTTATCACTACGATAAATCAATCCGGCGCGAAGATTCTTTTAGTTGCCATGGGCGCGCCAGTTCAAGATAACTGGATTGCTAAGTACCAACATCGACTGCAAGTACCTGTTGCCATGGGCGTGGGTGGGTTATTCGACTTTTATGCAGAGCGAGTTAGCCGTGCCCCCGTTGCAATTCGTCAAATTGGTATGGAATGGACGTGGCGCTTGATGCAGGAACCTGCCCGCATGTGGCGTCGCTATCTTATTGGTAACCCTTTGTTTGTTCTGCGAGTTATCGAAACAAAATTTAAACTGAAAACAGGTTTAGAAGCCGTCAGTAAAGCACTTAGTACAACAAGTACGCCGCAATCGGATGATGACAAAGTTGGCAACGCTATTGAAACCAACCCAATTGGTCACTTTAGTCACCACAAATTGAAATATGCTTCACGTCGTAAGCAGCGTTACTACTTAAAACTACTAGCAGCCAAAGTCGCAAAACGCAGCTTTGACATCGTCGCCTCCGCTATTTTGATGCTGTTATTAAGCCCACTGCTATTAATCACAGCACTGCTAATTCGTATTGAATCACCGGGCGCGATTTTATTTACCCAGACTCGTGCTGGGCTTAACAATCAGCCTTTTACCATGTGGAAGTTTCGCTCGATGTTTATTGATGCAGAAGCAAGGCTTGCCAAATTGCAACAGCAAAATGAAATGCGTGGTGGCGTGATCTTCAAAATGAAAAGCGATCCAAGAGTAACCCGTGTTGGACGTTTTATTCGCAAAGCCTCTATTGATGAGCTTCCGCAGCTTTGGAACGTATTTATTGGCGAAATGTCACTAGTTGGCCCAAGACCTGCACTACCTAGTGAGGTAAGCCAATATCAGCCTTCAGATCATCGCAGATTGCTAACTAAACCTGGCATCACTTGTATCTGGCAGGTTTCTGGACGCTCAGATATCCCTTTTGACCGTCAAGTAGAACTAGATGTTGATTACCTTTATAAACAGTCATTTACACAGGATTTTAAGTTGTTATTGAAAACCATACCGGCAGTTTTATTCGCCCGTGGAGCATACTAA
- a CDS encoding glycosyltransferase family 2 protein: protein MSAKISVVMPVYNVEKFVKQAIISVLEQTLTDFELLIVNDCATDNSLSICESFSDPRIRIINHPVNRGLAAARNTGIRHAIGRYVAFIDSDDLWHPTKLEKHAKHLDDNPKLGLSFSRSAFITFDGEPMDFYQMPKLTDIDGAHLLCRNPVGNGSAPVLRRSALNDIRFAHHGKQAYSCYFDEDFRQSEDIECWFRLITTTKWKMEGLPEPLTFYRLNHGGLSANLLKQLKSWEQMVARARIYAPKVLAKHEQTARAYQLRYLARQAIRINDGKMAATLVTRALATSPRIIVDETSRTFTTLSAAYLQWLLPQFCYQYCEQLGQRMIGSLQKYRINREAGTKVTNSLGKADS, encoded by the coding sequence ATGAGTGCAAAAATTTCAGTGGTAATGCCAGTCTACAATGTAGAAAAATTCGTAAAACAAGCGATTATTTCAGTATTAGAACAAACGCTTACAGACTTTGAGCTACTAATCGTAAATGACTGTGCAACCGACAATAGCCTGAGCATTTGTGAGTCATTCTCTGATCCGAGAATTCGTATCATTAATCATCCTGTCAACCGCGGCTTAGCGGCAGCGCGCAACACAGGTATTCGCCATGCCATCGGTCGTTATGTCGCCTTTATCGACAGTGATGATCTATGGCATCCAACTAAGCTTGAAAAGCACGCCAAGCATTTAGATGATAACCCAAAACTTGGCCTTAGCTTCTCTCGCAGCGCGTTTATTACTTTTGACGGTGAGCCGATGGATTTTTACCAAATGCCAAAGCTAACCGATATTGATGGTGCGCACTTACTATGTCGCAACCCTGTGGGTAATGGCTCCGCACCAGTTTTGCGTCGCAGTGCATTAAATGACATTCGTTTTGCACATCATGGCAAGCAAGCATATAGCTGTTACTTTGATGAAGACTTCAGACAATCTGAAGATATTGAGTGCTGGTTTAGATTGATCACTACAACTAAGTGGAAAATGGAAGGCTTACCTGAGCCACTAACCTTTTATCGCTTAAACCATGGTGGTTTGTCTGCCAACTTATTAAAGCAGTTAAAGTCTTGGGAGCAAATGGTTGCAAGGGCAAGGATATACGCACCTAAAGTGCTAGCTAAGCATGAGCAAACAGCTAGAGCATACCAACTAAGGTATCTTGCAAGACAAGCCATTCGTATTAACGATGGCAAAATGGCTGCAACCCTAGTTACACGTGCACTTGCGACATCACCAAGAATCATCGTTGATGAAACTAGCCGTACCTTCACGACATTGTCGGCAGCATACTTACAATGGTTGTTACCTCAATTTTGCTACCAGTATTGTGAGCAACTAGGACAACGTATGATTGGTAGCTTGCAAAAGTATCGTATCAACCGCGAAGCCGGTACAAAAGTAACCAATTCGCTCGGTAAAGCAGATAGTTAA
- a CDS encoding oligosaccharide flippase family protein — translation MFLASKWQTCRQTSRRAYSQAIAGFSALGKSMLWLGSAQFSGRLVRVVSSILLARIFTPEIFGQVAIIVTSFELICTLTRRITSVTLIRMNDEDFAKHLSSANWVNIIVCVFALLLMVIVGFGLVYYYQMPSLLWPMIVMSASFLLLPLGMNYATLNLRNNNMRIVGRANLWQTISDGVLTALLAIAGMGIWAVIIPKVLVIFVWIAVHRYQNPLPSHGNAKRKFQTGYSAAKFNTAKSQCTMLLRTGVPVVLSDVVIALRQHIDYLLIGYFLGLEALGVYFFVYNISLGISLGLVNSFGTAFYSYICSHSKSKLQALKPENTQDCQRRKFINSSFAIMAVTSVIIISQTALAPWYVPFIYGDKWLATDALSLFTFLCLSGLTRPLAEAASQLLLANNLGKLNLKINLFLTATLAAAIIVGAQISTLAVAQAVMLCCLTLMPAVFYFSYNKVFRTNAHLSIGESL, via the coding sequence ATGTTTTTAGCCTCAAAATGGCAAACTTGCCGCCAAACCAGTCGACGCGCGTATAGCCAGGCTATCGCGGGCTTTTCTGCACTTGGCAAAAGTATGCTTTGGTTAGGCAGCGCACAATTTAGTGGCCGACTAGTCCGGGTTGTTTCTAGCATTTTACTGGCGCGAATTTTTACGCCAGAAATCTTTGGTCAGGTTGCCATTATCGTCACCAGCTTTGAGCTCATCTGTACGCTTACCAGACGCATTACCTCGGTCACCTTAATCCGCATGAACGATGAAGATTTTGCTAAACATTTAAGTAGTGCCAATTGGGTCAACATCATCGTTTGCGTTTTTGCGTTGCTATTGATGGTCATCGTTGGCTTTGGGCTTGTTTACTATTACCAAATGCCGTCACTGCTTTGGCCCATGATCGTCATGTCAGCAAGTTTTCTATTGCTGCCCTTAGGGATGAATTACGCCACTCTAAACCTTCGCAACAACAATATGCGCATAGTTGGTCGCGCCAACCTTTGGCAAACAATATCCGATGGCGTATTAACCGCACTACTGGCCATAGCAGGCATGGGAATTTGGGCAGTTATCATACCGAAAGTGTTGGTCATTTTTGTATGGATAGCCGTTCATCGTTATCAAAATCCATTGCCCTCGCACGGCAATGCAAAGCGCAAGTTCCAGACTGGCTATTCAGCAGCCAAGTTCAATACTGCGAAGTCACAGTGCACTATGTTGCTTCGAACTGGTGTCCCTGTGGTATTAAGCGATGTCGTCATCGCCTTAAGACAGCATATTGACTACTTGCTAATTGGCTACTTTTTGGGGTTAGAAGCGCTGGGTGTCTACTTCTTTGTTTACAACATTAGTCTAGGAATAAGCCTTGGCCTAGTTAACAGTTTTGGCACCGCATTTTATAGCTATATCTGCTCACACAGCAAAAGCAAACTTCAGGCATTAAAGCCCGAAAATACGCAAGACTGTCAGCGCAGAAAATTCATCAATAGCAGCTTTGCCATCATGGCTGTCACCAGCGTCATTATTATTAGTCAAACGGCATTAGCTCCTTGGTATGTGCCCTTTATTTACGGTGACAAATGGTTAGCTACGGACGCCTTGAGCCTGTTTACTTTTTTATGCTTGAGCGGGCTTACAAGACCATTAGCAGAAGCGGCAAGCCAGCTGTTATTGGCAAACAACCTGGGCAAGCTCAACCTCAAGATCAACTTATTTTTAACAGCGACGCTAGCCGCAGCCATCATAGTAGGAGCACAAATATCCACGCTCGCGGTAGCGCAAGCTGTCATGCTGTGCTGTTTAACATTGATGCCAGCAGTGTTCTATTTCAGCTACAACAAGGTTTTTCGTACTAACGCTCACCTTTCGATAGGAGAATCATTATGA
- a CDS encoding DUF4870 family protein produces MSEIEAGSGQEQLKNTTKIAYILYLVSLVFGVTSIIGVVIAYINKGEAKGYLESHYQFLIRTFWIGFLYIFIGTLTAILIIGWFILLFTAIWLVVRCIKGLKALDANQPIDNPTSWMF; encoded by the coding sequence ATGAGTGAAATAGAGGCAGGAAGCGGCCAAGAACAACTTAAAAACACCACCAAAATTGCATATATCTTATATTTGGTTAGCTTAGTGTTTGGTGTAACGAGCATTATAGGTGTTGTTATCGCGTACATTAATAAGGGCGAGGCAAAGGGCTATCTTGAAAGCCACTATCAGTTCTTAATTCGTACATTCTGGATTGGCTTTTTGTACATTTTCATCGGCACACTCACCGCCATTTTGATTATCGGCTGGTTCATTTTACTGTTTACCGCGATTTGGTTAGTCGTTCGCTGTATCAAAGGGCTTAAAGCACTTGATGCAAATCAGCCAATTGACAACCCAACTAGCTGGATGTTCTAA
- a CDS encoding O-antigen ligase domain-containing protein, producing the protein MDTQTLTPQNVDEKAVYGAIVFSHVFWLLGALYAIAPILAWLLFIKMVSAKMYRQPLKALTGLHYLWFVGMCFMLLALVIGHLEQGLGIAKLIKSSIGWAKGWALLAIFPALSCLNIRVEIIYRAACKVCKYTVMLLPVFILAWLVGLPKTLYVSPLSIIGGPGPEFFSVSLYEIDPGSGLPRWRLFTPWAPALGMLGNLYFIFALQEKSYNWRMWGIAGSLLMVLMSGSRLGIVCYITLFGYFSCLHWVRSPVMYFLISPVLLAAGAIGDKIIEAITGTITAFKSARADSSRVREALADIAIERWWNEAIFFGHGIVHRGPHMVEYMPIGSHHTWYGLLFVKGIVGAIALFVPMMLTFCALLLRIFNSQIAKVGLAILMLLTLYTFGENLEILAYLFWPGLLVLGMAFHTESDNEQTMVTG; encoded by the coding sequence ATGGATACGCAAACCCTTACTCCGCAAAATGTTGACGAAAAAGCCGTCTATGGCGCAATAGTCTTCAGCCATGTGTTCTGGCTACTTGGAGCGCTTTACGCCATAGCACCAATTCTCGCGTGGTTGCTGTTTATAAAAATGGTCAGCGCTAAGATGTATCGCCAACCTCTTAAAGCGCTAACTGGCCTGCACTACCTATGGTTTGTTGGTATGTGCTTTATGTTACTGGCATTGGTGATTGGCCATCTTGAGCAAGGGTTAGGGATTGCCAAGTTAATCAAGTCCAGTATAGGTTGGGCTAAAGGTTGGGCGCTTTTGGCAATATTCCCAGCACTAAGTTGCCTCAATATCCGCGTAGAGATCATCTATCGCGCCGCATGTAAGGTGTGTAAATATACTGTCATGCTGTTGCCAGTATTCATTCTTGCCTGGCTAGTTGGCTTACCAAAGACGCTGTATGTCTCACCACTGAGTATCATTGGAGGCCCTGGCCCAGAGTTCTTTTCAGTCAGCTTGTATGAAATCGACCCTGGCAGTGGCTTACCACGCTGGCGACTCTTTACCCCGTGGGCACCAGCACTTGGCATGCTTGGCAATTTGTACTTTATCTTTGCACTGCAAGAGAAAAGCTACAACTGGCGCATGTGGGGTATCGCAGGCAGTTTATTGATGGTGTTAATGAGCGGCTCTAGGCTTGGTATTGTGTGTTACATCACCTTGTTTGGTTATTTTAGCTGCTTGCACTGGGTTCGCTCGCCTGTCATGTACTTTCTAATAAGCCCAGTGCTGTTGGCAGCAGGTGCTATTGGCGACAAAATTATTGAAGCAATCACAGGCACCATAACGGCTTTTAAGTCTGCAAGGGCTGACTCAAGCCGCGTACGTGAAGCACTTGCAGATATCGCAATTGAACGCTGGTGGAACGAAGCTATCTTTTTTGGTCACGGCATAGTACATCGCGGTCCCCATATGGTCGAATACATGCCAATTGGCTCCCACCACACCTGGTATGGTTTATTGTTCGTTAAAGGCATCGTTGGTGCAATCGCACTATTCGTGCCGATGATGCTAACCTTTTGCGCATTATTGCTGCGCATCTTCAACAGCCAAATAGCCAAGGTTGGGTTAGCTATTTTGATGCTACTAACTTTGTATACCTTTGGTGAAAACCTGGAGATCCTTGCTTACCTTTTCTGGCCAGGGTTACTGGTACTTGGTATGGCTTTTCATACGGAGTCAGACAATGAACAAACAATGGTAACTGGCTAA
- a CDS encoding exopolysaccharide biosynthesis protein yields MSKTNKQNDAPVQDATTHDTTTSDASNNAQLFDLNEQQAQKTDTQSITELAYLLWLKQAVVEGSKLTHASRKRLYFQTAAAALLVIWVVAGMLIIMAPTKYVSKWTVILPGNGAGALVNLESLGQATTSSSSPYLSSAIDPRENYKAIANSELLLIRAGQLAGLGTGKIEKPKLKLPTQTGLMEFSISAKDPATAQAKAWALYRSLQAMLDDLRADEVAMRESGIRRGLSGFSNKVDLTQKAILDFQSDKGLVSLDQFKELAITIERLRHSRVTQVAKLNGLKAKESALATRLNTDAKLAAKLLKLHNDKLIGQMVASYNLIQTQRHEMSAHYGSNHPQMTTLAAEKAELYQALNDQVNALLAISSQGTSSAQLVDILTIDDIDGRAELFETLIAINAEREGLEQELDKLDREILEWEQRLEYSNDDAAKLEDLHREHQLATAILTSAIAKMDVSKADVFTAYPMLQLLSPPTLPAKPNNLTMILLVVAALGASLMSITGLCILWIRKPLLRKMLTKKPSMAQ; encoded by the coding sequence ATGAGTAAAACTAACAAACAAAATGATGCGCCAGTTCAAGATGCAACAACTCATGATACGACAACTAGTGATGCATCAAATAATGCGCAGTTATTCGACTTAAATGAGCAGCAAGCACAGAAAACAGATACCCAAAGCATCACAGAGCTAGCCTATCTTTTATGGCTAAAACAGGCTGTTGTTGAAGGTAGTAAGCTAACTCATGCCTCCCGTAAACGCCTGTATTTTCAAACAGCTGCCGCTGCGTTGCTTGTTATCTGGGTAGTAGCTGGCATGCTGATAATTATGGCGCCAACGAAATATGTCAGTAAGTGGACAGTGATTTTACCTGGCAATGGCGCTGGCGCTCTGGTTAATCTTGAAAGTTTAGGCCAGGCAACAACGTCATCAAGCTCACCTTATTTAAGCTCTGCCATCGACCCTAGGGAGAACTATAAAGCGATTGCTAATAGCGAACTACTGCTTATTCGTGCAGGCCAGCTTGCAGGGCTTGGCACAGGAAAAATTGAGAAACCAAAGCTTAAACTACCGACCCAAACAGGATTGATGGAGTTTAGTATTTCAGCCAAAGATCCAGCGACCGCTCAAGCAAAAGCGTGGGCACTATACCGTAGTTTACAAGCTATGTTGGATGATTTACGTGCTGATGAAGTTGCCATGCGTGAAAGCGGCATTCGCCGCGGTTTAAGTGGCTTTTCAAACAAAGTCGACTTAACTCAAAAAGCGATTTTGGACTTTCAATCAGACAAGGGATTAGTGTCACTAGACCAGTTTAAGGAGTTAGCAATCACTATCGAGCGTTTACGTCACAGCCGCGTAACGCAAGTCGCTAAACTAAATGGTTTAAAAGCAAAAGAAAGTGCATTGGCAACAAGGCTAAATACTGATGCAAAGCTTGCGGCTAAGCTATTGAAACTACACAACGACAAACTGATTGGTCAAATGGTCGCAAGTTATAACTTAATCCAGACACAGCGTCATGAAATGTCAGCGCATTATGGTAGTAACCATCCGCAAATGACAACCTTGGCCGCAGAGAAAGCTGAACTATATCAGGCACTAAATGATCAAGTTAACGCACTACTGGCAATATCTTCACAAGGGACTAGCAGCGCACAACTGGTTGATATACTCACCATTGATGATATTGATGGTCGTGCAGAGTTATTTGAAACCTTAATTGCAATCAATGCCGAGCGAGAAGGCCTAGAGCAAGAGCTTGACAAACTAGATCGTGAGATCCTTGAGTGGGAGCAACGTCTTGAATACAGCAATGACGATGCAGCTAAGCTTGAAGATTTGCACCGCGAGCACCAACTTGCCACTGCAATTTTAACTTCAGCGATCGCCAAAATGGATGTTAGCAAAGCGGACGTGTTTACTGCTTACCCTATGTTACAGTTGCTTTCGCCACCAACATTGCCTGCAAAGCCAAATAATCTAACTATGATTTTATTGGTTGTGGCAGCACTTGGCGCCTCATTAATGTCAATCACAGGACTGTGCATTTTATGGATACGCAAACCCTTACTCCGCAAAATGTTGACGAAAAAGCCGTCTATGGCGCAATAG
- a CDS encoding polysaccharide biosynthesis/export family protein encodes MSLFNPLTKSLFKPTLTIFVCMGLTACVTPMVPTQNNICEADDQSATHMTVANSQVNTAHSSNCHYFGQHTPYLRTQSAQTDKLIAPFESAKTTDLPVTVVTTNSQTSQTLTLSAGDKIDIKILNGEDFSQAVEVDADGFIYLPYLPAIKAKDLSIAELNQAIKQTLINEDMMRAHAIRISILPISWAPINIISSGALFEPGQHMINKKLPVENIDDGSNYSGDLASNRSIAAALKSSGGVRPDADLSRVTVTRDDKVFLLDLSGILSGEQTQEFMLVSGDRIHVPSTYRFDDKLVRPSQITPPGIRVFISNLTQPASSNSQSAVDREATRFPYGTRLLNGAIAANCVGGAQSTNASRYVILVTKNPLSDELDVVERSIDDLIRNAWQPNFNPVLLPGDGLACYDSRITNGREIFRSITDVVIPSSLLGWL; translated from the coding sequence ATGAGCTTATTTAACCCACTAACCAAATCGCTATTTAAGCCAACATTGACCATCTTCGTTTGTATGGGATTAACAGCTTGCGTAACGCCAATGGTGCCGACCCAGAATAATATTTGTGAAGCAGACGATCAAAGCGCGACTCATATGACTGTCGCGAATTCACAAGTAAACACAGCCCACTCAAGCAACTGCCACTATTTTGGTCAGCACACGCCATACCTACGGACCCAAAGTGCGCAAACAGATAAACTAATCGCGCCGTTCGAGTCTGCAAAAACAACCGATTTACCCGTCACTGTGGTAACGACAAACTCACAAACAAGTCAAACCTTGACCTTATCGGCAGGTGATAAAATCGATATCAAAATCTTAAATGGTGAAGACTTTAGTCAAGCTGTTGAAGTTGATGCCGATGGCTTTATCTATCTACCCTACCTGCCAGCAATTAAGGCGAAAGACTTATCTATTGCTGAACTGAATCAAGCAATTAAACAAACCTTGATTAATGAAGACATGATGCGCGCCCACGCAATTCGCATCAGCATTTTACCTATCAGCTGGGCGCCGATTAATATCATCAGCTCAGGCGCACTGTTTGAGCCTGGTCAGCACATGATCAACAAAAAACTTCCCGTTGAAAACATCGATGATGGTAGTAACTATAGTGGTGATTTAGCCAGTAACCGCTCGATTGCAGCAGCGCTAAAATCATCTGGCGGTGTGCGCCCTGATGCAGACTTGTCTAGAGTGACGGTAACACGTGATGATAAGGTATTTTTACTCGACCTAAGCGGTATTTTATCGGGAGAGCAAACACAGGAATTCATGTTAGTGAGCGGCGATAGAATTCACGTGCCTAGCACTTATCGCTTTGACGACAAGCTAGTTAGACCATCACAAATCACGCCACCTGGTATTAGAGTGTTTATTTCTAATCTGACTCAGCCAGCAAGTTCAAACAGCCAGTCAGCAGTTGACCGTGAAGCCACTCGCTTTCCTTATGGTACCCGTTTATTGAATGGTGCTATCGCGGCGAACTGTGTTGGCGGCGCTCAATCGACTAATGCGTCTCGATACGTGATTTTGGTGACTAAAAACCCACTTTCAGACGAGCTAGATGTTGTTGAACGCTCAATAGACGACCTAATTCGTAACGCATGGCAACCCAATTTTAATCCTGTATTACTACCGGGCGATGGTCTTGCTTGCTATGACTCTAGAATAACCAATGGCCGCGAGATATTTAGAAGCATCACAGATGTTGTGATCCCTTCAAGCCTGCTAGGCTGGTTATAA
- a CDS encoding STAS domain-containing protein: MMKFEAKPNMRASLVRLPETMVMAQTPTYRAAIIDYIDRGNTRLAIDMSELQYIDSSGLSILISARNQVKKYCGEIVLLNPNPSVMALLELTRLHHIMDIYQDESQALIDLRFSKTTKQAS, encoded by the coding sequence ATGATGAAATTTGAAGCAAAACCTAACATGCGTGCCAGCCTTGTTCGTCTTCCAGAAACAATGGTAATGGCTCAAACACCAACTTATCGTGCGGCAATTATCGATTATATCGACCGTGGTAATACCCGACTAGCCATCGATATGAGTGAGCTGCAATACATTGATTCGAGTGGTTTATCGATTCTTATCTCGGCTCGTAATCAAGTTAAAAAATACTGTGGGGAAATTGTACTGCTTAACCCTAACCCAAGTGTAATGGCGCTACTTGAGCTCACTCGTTTACATCACATCATGGATATTTATCAAGACGAGTCCCAAGCTTTGATCGACCTGAGATTTAGCAAGACTACCAAACAAGCAAGTTAG